One genomic region from Amia ocellicauda isolate fAmiCal2 chromosome 4, fAmiCal2.hap1, whole genome shotgun sequence encodes:
- the scamp5b gene encoding secretory carrier-associated membrane protein 5B, which yields MAEKINNFPPLPGFIPLKPCFYQDFNEIPEQHRTLAKRLYYLWMLNSITLAVNLIGCLAWLIGGGGAVNFGLAFLWLILFTPCSYVCWFRPIYKAFKTDSSFNFMAFFFTFMAQVVISIIQAVGIPGWGVCGWIATISFFGTNIGSAVVMLIPTIMFTGIAVISFIALTKVHNFYRGSGGSLSKAQEEWTTGAWKNPHVQQAAQNAAMGAAQGAIHQQEPQYSATPNYSYDNQM from the exons ATGGCAG AAAAAATCAACAACTTCCCCCCTCTGCCGGGGTTTATTCCCTTGAAGCCATGTTTCTACCAGGATTTCAATGAGATCCCTGAGCAGCACCGCACCTTGGCCAAGCGTCTGTATTACCTCTGGATGT tGAACAGCATCACTCTGGCTGTAAATCTGATTGGTTGCCTTGCATGGCTGATTGGCGGAGGTGGAGCTGTTAACTTTGGACTGGCTTTTCTTTGGCTCATCCTCTTCACACCCTGCTCCTATGTGTGTTGGTTTAGGCCCATTTACAAAGCCTTCAA GACAGACAGTTCCTTTAACTTCATGGCTTTTTTCTTCACCTTCATGGCTCAGGTTGTGATTAGCATTATCCAAGCTGTAGGAATTCCAGGTTGGGGAGTATG TGGCTGGATTGCTACAATATCTTTCTTTGGCACTAATATTGGATCTGCAGTGGTCATGCTGATCCCAACAATAATGTTTACAGGCATTGCTGTCATCTCATTCATAGCTCTCACTAag GTGCACAACTTCTATCGTGGCAGTGGAGGCAGCCTGAGCAAGGCCCAGGAGGAGTGGACCACTGGGGCCTGGAAGAACCCCCACGTGCAGCAGGCAGCTCAGAACGCAGCCATGGGCGCTGCTCAGGGTGCCATCCACCAGCAGGAGCCGCAGTATTCTGCCACACCCAACTACTCCTACGATAACCAGATGTAG
- the ppcdc gene encoding phosphopantothenoylcysteine decarboxylase isoform X1, with translation MRAGREEAVRGEADMQQPAGSEHSFRVLVGVTGSVAAVKIPLLVSKLLELPGVDVRVVTTDHAKHFYNPDELSVQVYSDKDEWELWKQRSDPVLHIELRRWADLLVIAPLDANTLGKIATGICDNLLTCVVRAWDLRRPLLFCPAMNTAMWEHPITARQVKVLKEFGYVEVPCISKRLVCGDEGKGAMAEPSTITDMVKEYIQKSSSS, from the exons ATGCGCGCTGGCCGAGAGGAGGCTGTGAGGGGCGAAGCGGACATGCAGCAGCCTGCGGGGAGTGAGCATAGCTTCCGGGTACTGGTAGGGGTTACTGGAAGTGTGGCAGCCGTGAAAATACCCCTGCTGGTCAGCAAACTTCTCGAATTACCCGGG GTGGATGTACGAGTGGTTACCACAGACCACGCAAAGCATTTCTACAATCCTGATGAACTTTCAGTCCAAGTCTACAGTGACAAGGACGAATGGGAG CTATGGAAGCAGCGATCTGATCCTGTTCTGCACATTGAACTGAGACGTTGGGCCGATCTCCTGGTGATTGCTCCTCTCGATGCCAACACTCTGGGAAAGATTGCCACTGGGATTTGTGACAATCTCCTG ACATGTGTGGTCCGGGCCTGGGATCTAAGGAGACCCCTTCTGTTTTGCCCAGCAATGAACACGGCAATGTGGGAGCACCCAATCACAGCCAGACAGGTCAAAGTACTGAAGGAATTTGGATATGTTGAAGTTCCTTGCATTTCCAAAAGGCTCGTCTGTGGAGATGAAG GTAAAGGGGCCATGGCAGAACCCTCAACAATTACAGACATGGTCAAAGAATACATCCAGAAGTCTAGCTCTTCATAG
- the ppcdc gene encoding phosphopantothenoylcysteine decarboxylase isoform X2 gives MRAGREEAVRGEADMQQPAGSEHSFRVLVGVTGSVAAVKIPLLVSKLLELPGLWKQRSDPVLHIELRRWADLLVIAPLDANTLGKIATGICDNLLTCVVRAWDLRRPLLFCPAMNTAMWEHPITARQVKVLKEFGYVEVPCISKRLVCGDEGKGAMAEPSTITDMVKEYIQKSSSS, from the exons ATGCGCGCTGGCCGAGAGGAGGCTGTGAGGGGCGAAGCGGACATGCAGCAGCCTGCGGGGAGTGAGCATAGCTTCCGGGTACTGGTAGGGGTTACTGGAAGTGTGGCAGCCGTGAAAATACCCCTGCTGGTCAGCAAACTTCTCGAATTACCCGGG CTATGGAAGCAGCGATCTGATCCTGTTCTGCACATTGAACTGAGACGTTGGGCCGATCTCCTGGTGATTGCTCCTCTCGATGCCAACACTCTGGGAAAGATTGCCACTGGGATTTGTGACAATCTCCTG ACATGTGTGGTCCGGGCCTGGGATCTAAGGAGACCCCTTCTGTTTTGCCCAGCAATGAACACGGCAATGTGGGAGCACCCAATCACAGCCAGACAGGTCAAAGTACTGAAGGAATTTGGATATGTTGAAGTTCCTTGCATTTCCAAAAGGCTCGTCTGTGGAGATGAAG GTAAAGGGGCCATGGCAGAACCCTCAACAATTACAGACATGGTCAAAGAATACATCCAGAAGTCTAGCTCTTCATAG